One part of the Diadema setosum chromosome 6, eeDiaSeto1, whole genome shotgun sequence genome encodes these proteins:
- the LOC140229609 gene encoding uncharacterized protein, producing the protein MPCSMLEQGRASADDRPLLDAGQNGLHSVLIEDLAKAPGEEKGESKASLPVAVLLATMLTGLWRPVCTSTDVDNSKHTDADGRRRNFGRFTADDGDSCGEVDDIEEEDVIANAEHWSVEKTKVTGALEPRLALYCNEVIFLAILVFFNAWLVNNLQTYVVETWGQQKYALDAVAYCCYTCQILMVVAHALMESLRFCLRMLKEGQGGGSINPFDIGFIRNRITFIVGDATTEQMYGLTLNMSRLVIFLSLPLANAVIKIVFSVVVLHSSCDAGLDHFSDIIASFLFFPYGSFWYLVYVERVSLHCQLNRSFRELRRAARRNDIDRARRLIDSTYAEFHAIQKTTARWSAVTMATVPIMLTYLAVFTYKYDWGRSPVKAKAHWIFSVLFVQDFMFCILTFFSMGGVNLKNLWRYFCHVISKAKIQKHVSFWSETEQYVSQIDTLGGLELQLAVLSPVLGVVVCQALASNHNMFQYWSYQYDCANVTTVSPSS; encoded by the exons ATGCCGTGCAGCATGCTCGAACAGGGGCGAGCTAGTGCTGATGACCGGCCCTTGCTAGATGCAGGTCAGAATGGTCTTCATTCTGTGCTTATTGAGGACCTCGCAAAAGCTCCGGGAGAAGAAAAGGGAGAAAGTAAGGCAAGCCTCCCTGTCGCAGTTCTCCTGGCGACAATGCTGACAGGTTTGTGGCGTCCCGTTTGCACTTCGACTGACGTAGATAACAGCAAACATACTGATGCTGATGGTCGACGGCGGAACTTCGGCAGATTTACGGCAGACGATGGCGACAGCTGCGGAGAAGTCGATGACATCGAAGAGGAAGATGTAATCGCCAACGCAGAACACTGGAGTGTGGAGAAGACTAAAGTCACCGGAG CACTGGAACCAAGGCTCGCTCTCTACTGCAATGAGGTAATTTTCTTGGCTATTCTGGTGTTTTTCAACGCCTGGCTTGTGAACAACCTGCAGACCTACGTCGTCGAAACTTGGGGCCAGCAGAAGTATGCCCTGGACGCGGTTGCATACTGCTGTTACACGTGTCAGATATTAATGGTTGTAGCTCACGCTTTGATGGAAAGCCTCCGATTCTGCCTAAGGATGTTGAAGGAAGGGCAAGGCGGAGGTTCAATCAATCCTTTCGATATTGGGTTCATTCGAAATCGCATCACATTCATCGTGGGAGACGCCACAACAGAACAGATGTATGGATTAACCCTAAACATGAGTCGACttgtcatttttctctctttgcccTTAGCGAATGCCGTTATAAAGATTGTCTTTTCTGTCGTCGTATTGCATTCCTCGTGTGATGCTGGATTGGACCACTTCAGCGACATTATCgcctccttcctcttcttcccctACGGCTCCTTCTGGTACTTGGTGTACGTGGAACGCGTTTCGCTCCACTGCCAGCTCAATCGCTCCTTCCGCGAGCTGAGACGCGCAGCGCGTCGTAACGACATCGACAGAGCGCGTAGACTGATTGACAGTACATACGCGGAATTTCACGCTATCCAGAAGACAACGGCAAGATGGTCAGCggtaaccatggcaacggtgCCAATTATGCTTACCTATCTTGCAGTCTTCACTTATAAATACGACTGGGGCCGCTCTCCGGTGAAGGCGAAAGCCCATTGGATCTTCAGCGTTCTTTTCGTGCAGGACTTTATGTTCTGCATCCTGACGTTTTTTTCTATGGGTGGCGTCAACCTAAAGAACTTGTGGCGTTACTTTTGCCATGTCATCTCTAAGGCAAAGATCCAGAAACATGTATCCTTCTGGTCGGAGACAGAGCAGTATGTTTCCCAGATAGACACATTAGGAGGCTTGGAGCTCCAGCTGGCCGTCCTTTCTCCAGTGCTCGGTGTAGTAGTCTGTCAGGCTCTTGCATCAAACCACAATATGTTTCAGTATTGGTCCTACCAATACGACTGTGCCAACGTAACGACAGTGTCACCAAGT TCTTGA